Part of the Tolypothrix sp. PCC 7910 genome, ACCCATTGTTCCCTGTTGAGTAGTAGGTGGTAATAAAGGCTGATCTGCTAATGCGTCCAGCTTCACGGATTTCAACAAATCTGACCAATATTGCTTAATTTGCGGGTCATTTGGGCTTTGGCGGCGTAAATCAGCCAAAATGCTGAGGGCGTTCTCCCAAAATCCAGCAGTTGCATAGAGAACTGCACGATCTAAAGGTGTTGGTGTCTCTTTTACTTGTGCAGCAACGTTTTCATCTTCCATGAGCTGAATTTTGCCTTCCAAATAAAAGTCGCGATCGCGGCTGTTGGGATCGCAAATCATCGAAAAAGCCCAAGTATATTCTTTGCCAGCTTTCAAAGGTGGTTGATTGGCTTTGAGGGTAATCCCAACAATTCCCGCTTGATCAAAAGCTTTGAAATTCTCCTTATATAACGGATCGAGGTTATCGTCCTCCCGTAGTACAAATTCTAGTTCCGTGACTGTTTTTGAGGCTTTAGGAATAGAGAAGAAGAATGTGGGACGCTCTTCTGTGGTGTATTGAGTGTCTCTATTGCTTGGGATCAAAGGAATTACCACTTCTCCACGCTGGAAGCAAGCTCCCCTTGATGCGGCTGAACCTACTCTATTAGGTTTTCCTGGTACAAAGCTAATCAAAGTCCTGCGACCTTGAATATATCCTGTAACATTTCTAATTGCCGTAGTAGCATATATATCTCCGGGACGTAGTTGCGCTGCTTGCTGAAAATATCCCAAAGCTCTGCGATAGTTTCTGCGCTTAGTTTCTGTATAGCCTAACCTCATATATTGGTTGTAGCCTGTTGTCACTTGCGCTACTTGATAAACTGGCTCTACTGCGAAAATTTTGCTCGTGCTGACAGCCCCAAAAGGTAGGCATACTAAAAGAGCAAACAGATAACTTTTCCACAATTTACGTTTCATAATCTTCATTCTGTTGGTACCACTCTTCTACGGTGGGCATACAGCCAAAGCCTTGTTTTATAGTAATTTCCCGAACAACAATCTTAATAAATTAAAAAATTTAGCCTCAACACGCTTGTGTATTTATATTGGCTGCGAGATAGATACTTGTCTCAGACAAGATATGGTAATTACTAGTTCCCATTTTTGATATTGAAATATTTTGTCTAGTCAGTGATTAACCTTTTATCATTTGTAGTTTCTCACAAATGATTTACTACTGCTATACAAGTAAACCATACAAACACAACAACATACCTGAGGGGGGCTTTGACAAATACCAATGCTGAATGCCCAATACGCTTATTTTCCCTCTAGACATTTATATGATAAATCAACCATGAAGGCATGAAAATCTCTTTTCCCGCTCAAAAGCCAAAACTATTTTTCAGGTAGAGCGTTCACTACTAAATTAAAAAATATTATATTCCTTTAAATCCCATATGAGTTTCTACTTCTTGTTCTGCTGGAGTAGAACTCATCTTCCTAGATGCAAATCTGCGAGAACTATGGCGTAAATTACCAATTTGGCTCAGAAATATCCCTACTAAAATCAAGCTACCACCAATATATTGAGCCATTGTAGGGGCTTCATTTAATATCAAAAAAGCAGCAACGATACCTACAATTGGTGTAAATGAGCCGATTAATGATGCTGTAGACACTGTAGAATCTCTTAAGCCTTTGAGCCAAAATGACTGGCCTAGCACTACAATAACGGCACCATAAACTAACATCCATTGCCACAGAAATGGCGAGAACACATCGATAAAATGCTCTCTACCATAAAGTATTAAAGCTATCAGGAAAAAGATGACAGTTCCTAAAGAAGTGCGAAAAATACTATAAATTCCTAACGGAATCTGAGAGAGATATTTTTTACCAATAATTGTAGAAACAGCTACAGCGATAGATCCAATTCCTGCCAATACTTCCCCTAGTCCTAAATTCAAAACCCCCATACTCATCATGGGGACGCTGGGAGGCTGCAGGAGAATTGTTAGACTAACGCCAACAAATGCTGCGATCGCACCTAAAATTTCCCACCTATTTACTCGTTCTCGCAACAACCAGACTGATAAAGCTAGGGTTAATGGGGGTTCCAAGCGTCCGATCAAAATCACATTGTTAACGCCTGTAATTGCTAAAGCTTGGAAAATTAAGCCAGGGGCCAGCGCTCCTGATAAAATCGCGACAACGGTAAGGCTGAACCAATCTCTTTTCGATAGTTGCTGCAAAGTCGTTTTATTCCACTGTCGCCAGTAAATAGCGCTCAAGACTATCAACGCGCAAAGGTTACCGACAAATAAAACATTACACAGCGAGATAGGATTGCGATCGCCTATCAAGTTATTGGCACCAATTTCTGTGAGCTTACGAGTAATTGCACTAGATGCACCAAAGATGAGGATTGCTAACCAGAGATATATTTGCCCTGGAATTCTTTGGTGCGAACGATTTCGTCTTTTTACTCTAGTCACAATAACACCACTGTATACAATCAGCTTTTGCTTAAAAATACTGTAAGCCACTTGTGAATTTAACATCCCATAACTCTCTGAAAAAATGCTGAGAATTAACTGAAATTTCTCAAGGGATAAATTCATCAAAATCATGGTTGAGTTTCAGTTCAGCTTCAGCGCTAACAGCGATAGTTTGGTTGTTCCAGAAAATTCCAAGTTTAGGAGTCAAAAATGAAACTCGCTACCATGCTCACCAGCGTTGCCTTAATCGGTTGTTTTACAATTTGGGATGCTCCCCTCAAAGCTATTAATCCCTCACTATTTCAAGCTTCAGCCGCAGAAGCAAAGGACGCTACAGGATTAACTGCTCAACAAAAAATAGAATTCCTCGCAAAAAACAAGGGTCAGTTTGGTAGTGGTGACGCTTTGCGACGTTACTTTTTTGGCGACTTAGAGCCAATTGCAGTACAGCCAGGTGGTGCAGGTATGGTAGTTAACTTGTACAACAAAGCCAATAATGTCACCATTGCTTACTGTGCAACCTACGATGTGGTTGTTGCAATCAAGAAAGGCAAGATTGCTAAGTTTGAATCCAACGAAGTTAAATAATGAGTGCTGAGTGCTGAGTAGTTAAGTTGTTCTCTTACTCGTTACTCAGCAATGCTAAGTTCTAATTCTTCTTCATGTCTTGAGTTTGAAGCCTACCGAAATAGTGCTTCAAGCTGAAACAAAGCAGCTTCAAACCCTTTCCTATTAATACTTTCAGATAGACATTACACCTCACAAAAATCTTGTTCTTTTCGATGACAGGCGTAGGTACGCCTGTCATTACCTTATTGATAAGCTGCTTTTATAGATAGTATTTACAATTATTTGTCAAGCAGTATTGACTATTTGTAACAGAATAGTTATATTTATTTACATAAATTAATGAATAAGAAAAAAACTATGTACACAACTGTTAATGAAGACGGCGTTCTCAACAACTACGCAACTGAACCCCAAATGTACTACGCTGATTACCCTGCAATTTGGGAACAACGCAAATATGTTATACAAAGCGTTTTTGCTACATTGCTTGTCACTACTCTGGTGTTGGTTGGCTTGAGTGTTAGCTAGAATTTTTTAAATTTGGTATCAGTTCGTTATTCGAGCTTCTCCTTTTAACCCCGGTTAGTGCCACCGGGGTTTTTTGTGAGCAATTAACCATACATAATCAGAAACCCAGCCTTAATGACTGGGTTTTTGCTGGGGTATATCCCCGTGCTTTCGGTATAAAGTTTACATATAAGTTGCTTGTCTGAGAATTACTACAACATTGAATTTGTCGATTCCTGAAAAAGTCCTGGGGTTTTTTGTGAGCAATTAACCATACATAATCAGAAACCCAGCCTTAATGACTGGGTTTTTGCTGGGGTATATCCCCGTGCTTTCGGTATAAAGTTTACATATAAGTTGCTTGTCTGAGAATTACTACAGCATGAGATTTCCCGATTCCAGAGAACTTGCCACCGAAATTTTTGATGACTTAGCAACCTATATATAATCAAAAACCCAGCCTTGATGACTGGGTTGTTGTTGGGGTATGTCCCCGTGCTTTCGGTATAAAGTTTACATATAAGTTGCTTGTCTGAGAATTACTACAACATTAGATTTCCCGATTCCAGAAAAAGTAAAACCAATTTGAAAAACAATCCAACAAAGACATAAAGAGGGGTATACACAATACCGTATAGATAAAACAAATTGATTGACGTTTAAAGCCTGTAGAGACGCGATCAATCGCGTCTCTACTCCACAGATTGATCGTGTATCTACAACCCCAAAATCATGACGAAAAATTCTTAACTGAACCGTATTGGGACTACACAGCTTTGTAAACCTAAAGATGATTAATGTGTTATCAATATTTTTCTTAATTTGTATAAATTAATTACTCTTAAATTTTGGTGAGTAATCAATCCATACTCAATCAAGAATTGTATTGATTTGAGCGCTGGTACCTCTGTATGTTCATATACTGAGAGTGTTCCCCAATTAGCGTGCAGAATGCACATTTGGAGGTTCCAAAATGGATCACACATACGAGGTATTGGTAGATATTAAAGAATTTGCTGACCTAGCAAACAATACCTTTCAACGCGGGACAACAAGGTACGAAATCGACGCTCCTTCCAGAGAAAAAGCTGACGGTATGGCATTCCAAAAGGCCAGAAGCGAGCATCCCAGAGGCACTGAATACGATATTAGGGTAACCAGACTACTCAGGTAAAGCGAACATTAGGCTATACTTCCCAGAATCGGCATTCCTTTACTGTGAGTTTGAAGTAATTTATATAGATATCAATAGCGGTGTCGAGTGCTATCTGCTCAGCTCGACACCGCTAAATTTTGGTTAAACTTCGTGCAACTTGAGAACTAGAGTTTTTCGCAAGAAAGCAGCGCTAAAATTCCAAAGCTTAAAAATATATAATTAAATCCATATCTGCCCAATAGAGTTTACCAGCTACAGAAACTAACGCTTCATAAGGTAGAGTACACATATCAGTTGGTAATCTCTAAGGCTTCAAGCAGCCATAGAAAACTTACTGGATAAAGTTTTTAGGTTGCCGAATGGTTGTTGCAAGGAGAATCTCTTGAGAATATTTTTATTTATCCTGCTGTTGGCGATCACTTTATTTAGATTTACATTCATTCTGCCAGCATTAGCTGCCGAAACATCCAATGGCGCGAAAATCTTTGATGCTAATTGTTCTTCTTGCCATATCGGTGGCGGTAATATCCTAATTAGCCACAAAACCTTGCAAAAGGAGGCATTATCAAGTTATCTGGAGAATTACGACCAAGACCCCATTAAAGCAATTATCCACCAGGTACAAAACGGCAAAAATGCCATGCCTCCCTTTAAAAATAAGTTAAGCACTCAGGAGATTTTAGAGGTAGCTGCTTACGTTTTCCAGAAAGCGGAAACAGGTTGGCAAAGTACCTCCTCTGCTGCTACACCTTAATATCGGTTAATGGGAAAAGGGAAAGCCTAGATTCAAATATTTTCCTCTTTCTCAGCCCAAATAAATGTGGATTGTCAAGACGTTGTATCTAGCATCTTAACAATCCACATTCATTTTTGGCTTTTGTCTCCAATCCCAGAAAGCTGACGATAGTACTCGTTTGCTGTATTGGGAAAAAGGTTAAAGGGTAAGGGTTAAAGGTTTTTTACTTTTCCCATTCTCCTTTACCCCTTAACCTTTTATTTGTCTTGATTAGAGGTTTCTCTTTCTTGTCTGAGTTCACGCAACTGTTGTACTAGCTTTTTGCCAGATTCCACAACAGCCGCAGGCTGATTGCTGTTAGTAGCAGGTGCTGCTAGTGGTTGAGTAGTAGTGGCTGGTGTATGTGCAGGTGCAGCTAAGGGTTTAACAGTAGCACCTGGTGCTGACTGAAGTTTATTAATTAATGAATCTGATGATGGTTTAACACTGGTAGCAGATGTAGGTGTCTGCTGGTTGTTATTAACTGTTGGCAATGTTAATGGTTTGGTATTGGTTACTGGTATCGGCTTCAGCTGATTACTATTAACAGCTGGCAAGTTTAAAGGTTTAACAGTAGCGCCTGGTGCAGATGTCGGTTGGTTATTGTTAACAGCCGGCAGGTTTAAGGGTTTAACAGTTGCACCAGGTGTTGGTGTTGGTTGATTGCTATTAACTAATGGCAGATTTAAAGGTTTGATAGTCGCAGCAGAACCAGGTGCAGGCTTTTGAGTATCTCCTGTAGCGGCGTTGCTATTATTTTTAAACTCTAAGCTAAAAGGGTAATGAGCGATCTGCTTATCTCCCTTGGGTGGATTTGTCTTAAAATACTCCATTGCTTCTACTCGCAAAGCTGGAGTTACTGACTGTCCTTCAAATTGAATATCTAAGACTTTGCCATCAGGATCTACTACTAATCGCCCTAATACAATACCTTGAACGTCAGTGTTATCTGTAGTAACTGTGTCACGAATCACAGTTTTTTCTACAGCATTTGGGTATTGTTTCTGAACAGCAGCTCTAAGACTTTCGTAAGATTTAATCTGCGCGATCGCCAGTTCTGTTCCTGGTGTAAGTGCTTGATTAGATAGATTGGGTGTAGATCCCAATTGTCCTTGGGGTATGGCTTGTCCGGATATTGTTAAATTATCACCCGCCTGCGGTGTATTACCAATTGCAGCTACTAGCTGTTGGTTGTCCCCAGATGGCAATTGATTACTGCTAGGCTGAGGATTTGCTGCCACATCAGCTATGGGAGTTGGGTTACCGTCCACAGGTAGCGGCGCTGGTGCGTTTGGTAATCCAGCAGGTAGTCTACCCTCTGGTAATACTGGCAACTTGCTCACAGGTAAAGGCTTGGCTTCACCTAAGGTGATATCTCTGTTATTAAAACGTGGAACTGAAGAGAATTTACTATTGCCATTAAAACCCGAGGTATCAAAGCGGAAATTACTTTGAGAATAATTGCGTAAAGGCTGCCTTTTTGGTAGTGCCGCAATTGAGTAGTTACCAGCCGATGACGGGATCGGTGGCATAACGAACTGGCTAGGTGATGGTGGTGGTGGTAATGGTGGTAAACTCGATTGGGAATCCAGATTGAGTGGAGTAACAGGGGATTGTGATAGTAAAACTGGAGATTGGGGATTAATTGGTGTTTGACCTGGAATTTGCGGTAGCCGACTTTGGTCAGCTTGGCTCAATTCCATGACTCCAACAGTTTTTGATGATGCTGTTTCTTTCGGTTTATTGGAGTCTACAGGTACTAATGGCACAATCAAGGCGATCGCACCGTGGATGCCAACAGAAGCTATTGCTGCTATTCCAGTTGGTTGGCTTAAGATTTCCGGTAGATTTTTTAACAGGGAGACGTAAGACATGGCTATTCTCGTTCACTCAGCTCAATTGCAGTTGCAGATCAATAAATTATTTTTCAGGCTCTAAATTTTTCTTCCGGCTCTATAGCAAAATATTTAAATGTGTCCCTTACAAAATCATAGCTTTCTAACCTGGGACTAAAACAGCCAGATTGGCATTTTTTTCAGCGAAGTTTAATTTTTGTGCAATCAGGTAACATTTTACTTGAAAGTGGCACTTGCTGACGCGACCATGAAAAAATCCTGATGTTGCTCGCTAAGATCTGGTAACTGTTAAAATCATTACTCATGGCTTTACCTACAGTTATTTTACCTGGCTATCTAGAAAGTGCGATCGCTTACCGCCAACTAGAACAATCTCTACAGCAGTTGGGTTTTCCTACAGTGACAGTGCCATTACGGCGGCGAGACTGGATTGCCATGTTTGGTGGTAGATCAGTAACACCAATTGTGAAAATATTGGATCGCACGGTAAAGCAAACATTACAGCAATATCAAGCTTCTCAAGTTAACTTAATAGGTCATTCAGCAGGCGGTTGGCTATCTCGAATTTATTTAGGAGAAAAGCCTTATTTGGGACGTGGTGAAGTCCAATCTTCAATCTGGAATGCTCACTTAATAACTGCTACGCTCATTACTTTGGGTACACCTCATATTAGCCAAGAGCGTTGGACACGCTGGAATTTAGATTTTGTCAAAAATAATTACCCTGGAGCTTTTTACCAAAATGTTCGTTACGTTTGTGTAGCTGGTAAAACTATTTTTGGAGAAAGGCGGCCCGGTAGTTGGTTAGCTTACAGCAGTTATCAATTAACCTGTGGCACAGGTAACACTTGGGGAGATGGGATCACACCGATAGCAGCGGCCCATCTCGATGGTGCTGAAAATCTTGTGGTTGAAGGCGTGAGGCATTCTCCGAGAAGCCCTGGTATTTGGTATGGCTCACCAGAAATACTACAAACTTGGGCACAGTATTTGGCTTAAATATCTCTAGAGATACAAATAAATTAATTTTTCTTAGTTAAACTGTAATAAAAATACACATTTTTTATTACATAAGAGATGTCAGCTATGCAAATCACCTTGTCAGATAGAATTTTGCGGCGACTGGCGACAATATTATCCGTCGCGATGCTTACATTGTGCGTGATTGACCTCTCAACTGGAGTTTTACTTTCCTTCTATTACGAACCTACAGCCGGTGGTGCTTATCGGTCATTAAAAATGATTGATACCATAGTGCCTTACGGTTGGTTATTTCACAAAACCCACGACCTTTCTGGTAATGCCATGATTGGAGTTGGTTTAATTCAAGTTGTTGTGATGTTTTTAGGGCGACAATTCCGCAAGAGTTGGCTAACTGCGTGGATTAGCGGCATTTTGTTTACTTTGAGTGCGATCGCTCTCGATTGGACTGCTATGCTCCTAGACTGGACTCAGGAAGGATACTGGCGTTTTAGTATTGAGTTAGGCACCATCGAAGCCATTCCGTTTATTGGTGGCGAGTTGCGAAATATCCTGACTGGTGGTGGTGCAATTAGTACAATCACTGTGCAACACCTTTACGCCTTAAACAGCTATATTATTTCCCCCATCGCTCTACTGCTGGCTATAGTGCATTTAGCTGCTTTATTGTGGCAAGAGCGAGAAATGTATGCCGATGAAACTGCTGAGAATACTTTTCAAGCACCAGACGCTTCACTAGTAGAAAGTTGAGCCAATTTTGCCAGAGGAACCTCTTCCACCTCCGGTAATTTCTCCAATGCTAGAGGAGTAGATTGACTTGCACCAGATAAGCGTTTTAAAAGATTTGGTCTGGGGTCATGTAAAAGGTAGATAATGCGATCGCCTATTTCCCATTCTTGGTTAACTGGCATTACCTGTAAGCGTTGCTCTCGTTCTACCAATAACGGTATCAATACTCCAGTCCGAATCTTTTCTTGGATGTGATCATGTTGACTAGTAAATTCCAATTCATTGAGTGTAGTTGTTCCCAACTTCACCTGTCCCTTATTCAAGTATTCATTCCAAGTTTTGATCGCCAAGTCCGAAACAAAAGCTTGATGTACTTTACTACTAGCAGAAGTACTAGCTTGCGGATCGCGGGGAAATACTGCTAACACACGCGGCGGATTAAACTCTTCAGCAGCCCGTTGCGCCAAGACAAAATTTACCTCACCATTACTCGTCATCGCCAAAAAAGTACCCATAGAGGCTAATCCTGCCTCTTCTAAAACCGCAGTATCTAGGGCACTACTAGCAATCAATCGCAAATTTTGGGCTTCTGCTTGGGCAAAGCAATCTGGGTCTGTATCAATCATCACTACATTCTCACCCCGTTCTTGGAAGAAGCGGGCAATCAACAGACTCAAAGGATTACAACCCACAATTACAGCACCAGTGGCTTCTTTTGAGGTGATTTGCAGCCATTTAGCAATCTGTCCGGCTGTGAGTCCTTGGCAGACAACCGTCATGATAATTGTCAAGAAAACCAGGGCTTTAATGGCATCACCACCGTTGATCCCCTTCTGTGTCAAGGAAATGGCAAATAAAGAAGCAACCGAAGCCGCCACAATTCCTCTCGGTGCTACCCAGCTTAAAAACAATTTCTGCCGCCAATTCAGGTCACTATTCCAGGTACACAAGAGAATATTAATTGGTCTGACCACAAACATCAGTACCAAAACCGTGAATAAACTACCCCAACCCAAAGCAAACACACTGGCAATAGACAAGTCAGCCGCGAGTAAAATAAACAGCACAGAAACGCTGAGAATTGTCAGTTGACCTTTAAAATGTCGCAAAAACCTTTCTTCTGGTACTGATGAATTAGCAAATACTGCACCCGCCACCACCGTAGTCATGACTCCCGACTCACTGCGGATTGTCTGCGCTAAGGTAAATAGTCCCCACAGTATTGCCAGTACCACCAAATTTTTCAGTTCAAAGGAAAGAAAATTGGCGCGTTTGAAAATCAAGCTCATCAAATAACCACCAGCTGCGCCAATTGCGCCCCCAATACTCAGACGCATCAGCAAGCCGGTAATGGCATGAATGGGGTCTACATCGCCATTTAAAATCGTATCCAGTACCACGAAAGCCAAAATAGCCCCCACAGGGTCAATTAATACCCCTTCGCCTTCTAGAAGCGTTGCTATTTGGCGATCGACATTAATTTGTTTCAGTAGGGGATTAATCACCGTTGGGCCTGTCACCACGATAATCGAAGCGTAGAGAAAGGCAATACTCCAAGGAAACTCACCCAACCAGTGAGCCGCCATACTACCACCCAGCAGCGTGATCAGTGTTCCCAAGGTGACGAGCAATTGCAGGCTAACTGAAACTCTCCCCAACTCGCGCAAATCTAGGTTGAGTCCCCCTTCAAACAGAATTATTGCCGTTGCTAGAGCCACAATCACTTCCAACCCAGTGCCTAGCAAATGGGGATGCAACAGCCCAATCCCATCAGACCCCAGAAAAATGCCCAACAACAGCAACAAAACAATGCTAGGTACCCGAAGATAGGCAGCCAGCACTTGGGCGCTAATACCTGCAAAAACAGCAGTCACCATCTGTAAGGTGATGTCAAAAGATGCTTCCATGTTGTAGATTTTGAGAGATATATATCAAAATCTTTTGTAAAGAAGAGTAAATATTACCTCTAAAGGGTACAACATCGCACCATTTTCCCCTTGAGAAATTCCATTTTTTTTTCATACTTAGTTTCTTATATTACTCCATTTCTGATTGGTTGCCAAAAGGGGCATTGGGCATTGGTAATTGGTAATTGGTAATTGGTAATTGGTAATGGGAATTTCTCCCTTTGTCCCCTTGTCCCCAGTCCCCCAACCCCCAACCCCCAACCCCCAACTTAACTAAAAGAAATTTTTTTGCCAAAACTGTTGACAGCATCTGAAAAATTAGTTAATTTATAAAAGGTCTGAGTCCGAAGCGCTCACAGCGCCTAATGCGCCCCCATCGTCTAGAGGCCTAGGACACCTCCCTTTCACGGAGGTAACGGGGATTCGAATTCCCCTGGGGGTATTGAAAAGAAAACTCAACTGGAAAAAGTTGATTTTCGTTCATCCGCTAAAATAGAAAACCTATCTTGTAATGATGTGAATCAAGATAGGTTTTTTATTTTTTAGTAGATTTAATTGCTTAACTGTTGTACTCGTTGGTAAACAGCTAAAAGATTTGATTGCAGATCCTTGCTGAGGCGATTCTCAATGATTGTTACTGGCATTGTGAGTTTCGGCCAAACTTCAATTGTGTAGCAAAGATTGGTACCCATCACATCACCACAGGGATAAGGTTCTAAGCGCCAACTACCAGAAAAGCCTTTAAAATCTCCTTCTACCATGCGGAAGTTAATTTCTTTGGGGAAATATTCTTCCAAGTCCAAAACAACACGCGCACAAAAGTTGAAGTTGAGTAAGCGCTGTGAACCTACTTGTTCTAGGCGAATCCCACCTTCAGGATGCTCTAAGCGCCGACTTTTCGCCAGGTTGGGAATGAAGTCAACTAATGCTTCATAATCCGTTAGCACTTTCCAGATTTTTTCGATTGGTTGGGGTATCTGGATTTTGGCGGTGATTTGTCGTTGTCGTTCGGCGATTTTTGCAATTTGGATATCTACAGATGGTTCAACACCTGTACTCACAGCCAAATTTGGTTCTTGGTTGGTTTCGTCACTAGTGGCGTTGAAGTTAACGCCGACTGTCGTGTTAGGTTGTTCAGTCACTTTCCGAATATGTTTTGCTTTCGTCAGAAAACTGGGGCAACGTAAAGGTAAAGCAAATTTTACTCAGATCGGAATCTGCAATTTGCGTACTCTCAACACTAATTGTCCCATTTAAATGCTGCACTAGGGACTTGGCGAGAGCCAAACCCAAACCAGTCCCAGGAGTCCAGCGTCCTTTACCGCGACGGAATTTGTCGAAGATATAAGTCGCTTCTTGCTGAGAAATCCCGCGGCCGATATTAGTCACCTTAATAATAACTTGATCCACCGATTGATTAACTTGGTGAGTGGCTTCTAAATCGACAATGCTTTCAGTCTCTGAATATTTACAAGCATTAGTTAATAACTCTTGTAAGATGCGGTCAAAACTTTCAATTTCAGTTTGTAGTTTTAATGACTGCTCTGGTAAGTCTAGGTTAATACTTAATCCTTTATCTGTCAGCTTTGTGGCAAAAGAGGCTGCTAAATCTTGAATGCGTCTATTTAAATCAATACTTTCAAATTGTGGTGTTGCTTGTTGCGACTCTAGCTTTTGCAGTGTCAGTAAGTCATTAATGAGATTAATTTCTTTAGTACATTCCTGCTCTAAAATATCGAAATATCTATTTTGGCGATCCGGTGTTATACCTGGCAAACGTAGATTGCGAATTGACATCAGCATATTTGTCAGCGGATAGCGTAGGCGATCGCTCATATTGCTCAAAAATTCATCTTTGAGTTCATTGAGTTCTCGCAACTGCTCTACATATTGCCTGGTTCGTTCGTGCAATTTGGCTTGTAGTTCTAAGCTACTTTGGAGTTTGGCTGTGCGCTCATCTACCAAATTTTGCACTTGTCGCAATGTCTGTGACTGGATAATGGCATTGCTTACTTGAGCGCATACCATTTCTACCAGATTTAATTCTGCTGATTGCCAATTGCGAGCTACTGTTTGTTGTAGAACTAAAAAGCCTAATATTTTGCCTTGACTTTCTAATGGCATTAACAGCACTGCGGGAAACTGCTCTACAGCAAACAATGGCGCAACTGCCAAAATTTCTGTTTGTTCTGTATAGTCATCAATTACTACTGGTTTGCCAAAGTCTATAAATACCCGCTGGCATAAACCACAGTCGGAAATAGCAAAGGATTGGTCTTGTAAGCTATCTAATGCACTACTAGACCCATTTTGGCTATCTCGAGTCCATTGTCTTACTACAGTAGCTTTGGCATTGGGAATTTGCTTTTTAGACCGAGTTCTAAATAAAGGATCTGTATATTTTAATGTAATAAACAAACCCCTATCTGCTTGGAGAGATTCAGCAGTAGAAGCGATCGCCAACTGGAGCATTTGATTTAACTCCAAGTTGCTGCGACTGAGTATAGTTAATTGCTTGATTAAGTTTTGGTGTTGGTGACTCTGTTGTAAATGCTGCTGTTGAGTCGCTATTAGTTGTGCTTGGGCTACTTGTGAAAAAGCGATCGCGCAAACAGACTCTATACCTTTGAGTAATTGCTGTTCTGACTTAGTCCAATCATGAGATTGAAACT contains:
- a CDS encoding DUF928 domain-containing protein, producing MKRKLWKSYLFALLVCLPFGAVSTSKIFAVEPVYQVAQVTTGYNQYMRLGYTETKRRNYRRALGYFQQAAQLRPGDIYATTAIRNVTGYIQGRRTLISFVPGKPNRVGSAASRGACFQRGEVVIPLIPSNRDTQYTTEERPTFFFSIPKASKTVTELEFVLREDDNLDPLYKENFKAFDQAGIVGITLKANQPPLKAGKEYTWAFSMICDPNSRDRDFYLEGKIQLMEDENVAAQVKETPTPLDRAVLYATAGFWENALSILADLRRQSPNDPQIKQYWSDLLKSVKLDALADQPLLPPTTQQGTMGNGGTQGAGGTR
- a CDS encoding DMT family transporter — its product is MTRVKRRNRSHQRIPGQIYLWLAILIFGASSAITRKLTEIGANNLIGDRNPISLCNVLFVGNLCALIVLSAIYWRQWNKTTLQQLSKRDWFSLTVVAILSGALAPGLIFQALAITGVNNVILIGRLEPPLTLALSVWLLRERVNRWEILGAIAAFVGVSLTILLQPPSVPMMSMGVLNLGLGEVLAGIGSIAVAVSTIIGKKYLSQIPLGIYSIFRTSLGTVIFFLIALILYGREHFIDVFSPFLWQWMLVYGAVIVVLGQSFWLKGLRDSTVSTASLIGSFTPIVGIVAAFLILNEAPTMAQYIGGSLILVGIFLSQIGNLRHSSRRFASRKMSSTPAEQEVETHMGFKGI
- the psb34 gene encoding photosystem II assembly protein Psb34, with translation MYTTVNEDGVLNNYATEPQMYYADYPAIWEQRKYVIQSVFATLLVTTLVLVGLSVS
- the petJ gene encoding cytochrome c6 PetJ gives rise to the protein MRIFLFILLLAITLFRFTFILPALAAETSNGAKIFDANCSSCHIGGGNILISHKTLQKEALSSYLENYDQDPIKAIIHQVQNGKNAMPPFKNKLSTQEILEVAAYVFQKAETGWQSTSSAATP
- a CDS encoding triacylglycerol lipase, which translates into the protein MALPTVILPGYLESAIAYRQLEQSLQQLGFPTVTVPLRRRDWIAMFGGRSVTPIVKILDRTVKQTLQQYQASQVNLIGHSAGGWLSRIYLGEKPYLGRGEVQSSIWNAHLITATLITLGTPHISQERWTRWNLDFVKNNYPGAFYQNVRYVCVAGKTIFGERRPGSWLAYSSYQLTCGTGNTWGDGITPIAAAHLDGAENLVVEGVRHSPRSPGIWYGSPEILQTWAQYLA
- a CDS encoding cytochrome b N-terminal domain-containing protein, whose amino-acid sequence is MQITLSDRILRRLATILSVAMLTLCVIDLSTGVLLSFYYEPTAGGAYRSLKMIDTIVPYGWLFHKTHDLSGNAMIGVGLIQVVVMFLGRQFRKSWLTAWISGILFTLSAIALDWTAMLLDWTQEGYWRFSIELGTIEAIPFIGGELRNILTGGGAISTITVQHLYALNSYIISPIALLLAIVHLAALLWQEREMYADETAENTFQAPDASLVES
- a CDS encoding sodium:proton antiporter, producing the protein MEASFDITLQMVTAVFAGISAQVLAAYLRVPSIVLLLLLGIFLGSDGIGLLHPHLLGTGLEVIVALATAIILFEGGLNLDLRELGRVSVSLQLLVTLGTLITLLGGSMAAHWLGEFPWSIAFLYASIIVVTGPTVINPLLKQINVDRQIATLLEGEGVLIDPVGAILAFVVLDTILNGDVDPIHAITGLLMRLSIGGAIGAAGGYLMSLIFKRANFLSFELKNLVVLAILWGLFTLAQTIRSESGVMTTVVAGAVFANSSVPEERFLRHFKGQLTILSVSVLFILLAADLSIASVFALGWGSLFTVLVLMFVVRPINILLCTWNSDLNWRQKLFLSWVAPRGIVAASVASLFAISLTQKGINGGDAIKALVFLTIIMTVVCQGLTAGQIAKWLQITSKEATGAVIVGCNPLSLLIARFFQERGENVVMIDTDPDCFAQAEAQNLRLIASSALDTAVLEEAGLASMGTFLAMTSNGEVNFVLAQRAAEEFNPPRVLAVFPRDPQASTSASSKVHQAFVSDLAIKTWNEYLNKGQVKLGTTTLNELEFTSQHDHIQEKIRTGVLIPLLVEREQRLQVMPVNQEWEIGDRIIYLLHDPRPNLLKRLSGASQSTPLALEKLPEVEEVPLAKLAQLSTSEASGA